A region of Rhodoferax potami DNA encodes the following proteins:
- a CDS encoding lysophospholipid acyltransferase family protein produces MLAKLMSYFLLGLIRFLTGAQARWHGCPPKAEQRIYFANHQSHADLVMIWAALPKELRHITRAIAAKDYWTKSPFRQWLTTEVFHVIYVSRDRTSDEDPLEPLIEALANGDSIILFPEGTRGHTGEPQAFKAGLYNLATRFPNVVLVPAWINNVQHVLPKGEVVPVPVLCSVTFGAPMQVADGEERRTFLDRARNAVVALRDV; encoded by the coding sequence ATGCTTGCCAAGTTGATGAGTTACTTTCTGTTGGGCCTGATCCGCTTTCTCACCGGTGCGCAAGCACGCTGGCACGGCTGCCCGCCCAAAGCAGAACAGCGGATCTACTTTGCCAACCACCAGAGCCACGCCGATCTGGTGATGATCTGGGCAGCCTTGCCCAAGGAATTGCGGCACATCACCCGCGCCATTGCCGCCAAAGACTACTGGACCAAGTCGCCCTTCAGGCAATGGCTCACGACCGAGGTGTTCCATGTGATCTACGTTTCGCGTGACCGCACTTCTGACGAAGACCCGCTGGAGCCGCTGATCGAAGCGCTGGCCAATGGTGACTCGATCATCCTGTTCCCCGAAGGCACACGCGGGCACACCGGTGAGCCACAGGCGTTCAAGGCCGGCCTCTACAACCTGGCTACCCGCTTTCCTAACGTGGTGCTGGTGCCCGCCTGGATCAACAATGTGCAGCACGTACTCCCCAAGGGCGAAGTGGTGCCGGTACCGGTGCTGTGCTCTGTGACCTTCGGCGCCCCCATGCAAGTGGCTGATGGCGAAGAGCGCCGGACGTTTCTGGACCGGGCGCGCAACGCCGTAGTGGCCCTGCGGGACGTGTAA
- the mtgA gene encoding monofunctional biosynthetic peptidoglycan transglycosylase, with translation MRSLLRWLLLCGVAFVSLQLYFVGRIAAMAVIDPQSTAFERSEAWRVARERDTFRWRQEWVPYERISDNLKRAVIASEDDSFRQHDGVDWDALEKAWAKNAKAEQRAEQRLSQGKASTKPPKIVGGSTITQQLAKNLFLSGERTLLRKGQEFVLTLLLEQLLSKQRILEIYLNSVEWGEGVFGAEAAAQHYFRKPASKLSAYEAARLAVMLPRPKFFEKTPNSGYLNSRAGTIVARMADAQLP, from the coding sequence ATGAGATCGCTGTTGCGTTGGTTGCTGCTGTGTGGCGTGGCGTTTGTCTCGCTCCAGCTGTATTTTGTGGGCCGGATTGCCGCCATGGCGGTGATCGACCCGCAGTCCACCGCCTTTGAACGCTCCGAAGCTTGGCGAGTCGCCCGGGAGCGCGATACCTTCCGGTGGCGCCAGGAGTGGGTGCCTTACGAGCGCATTTCAGACAACCTGAAACGCGCGGTGATTGCCTCGGAGGACGATAGCTTCCGCCAACACGACGGGGTGGATTGGGATGCCTTGGAAAAGGCATGGGCCAAAAACGCCAAGGCAGAGCAGCGCGCCGAGCAGCGCCTCAGCCAAGGCAAGGCCAGCACCAAGCCCCCGAAGATTGTGGGCGGCTCCACCATTACGCAGCAATTGGCCAAGAACCTGTTTTTGTCGGGCGAACGGACCTTGCTGCGCAAGGGCCAGGAGTTTGTGCTGACCTTGCTACTGGAGCAGCTGCTGAGCAAGCAACGCATTCTGGAGATTTACCTCAATAGCGTGGAATGGGGCGAAGGTGTGTTCGGCGCGGAGGCCGCAGCTCAACACTATTTCCGCAAACCCGCCAGCAAGCTCAGCGCCTACGAAGCAGCCCGTTTGGCAGTGATGTTGCCGCGGCCCAAGTTTTTTGAAAAGACGCCTAACTCGGGCTACCTGAACAGCCGCGCTGGCACCATTGTGGCGCGGATGGCGGACGCGCAGCTGCCCTGA
- a CDS encoding TonB family protein, whose amino-acid sequence MNLRKLTTLQWALGVSIAVHAALLTVRFVDPEAFNRVFEDQPLEVILVNAKSKEKPEKAQAIAQTNLAGGGDVEKGRATSPLPPSAFTDIGDTLEEESARKLQSLQEQQNLLLAQVKSQLAALPPPDPNKLADKSDQAEREEKRRQLIKLLAEIERRINMENARPKKRYVSPSVREEVYAVYYDQLRQRIEEKGTDNFPQSGGKKLYGELTMIVTINFDGRVIDAEVVQSSGNPVLDKRAQAIARSAGPFGNFNAAMRRQADQILVVSRFKFTRDETLEAKVSSSAAR is encoded by the coding sequence GTGAATCTGCGCAAACTGACCACGCTCCAATGGGCTCTGGGTGTATCCATCGCGGTACACGCGGCGCTGTTGACCGTGCGTTTTGTAGACCCTGAGGCCTTTAACCGGGTGTTCGAGGACCAGCCACTGGAAGTCATTCTGGTGAACGCCAAGAGCAAAGAGAAGCCGGAAAAGGCCCAGGCGATTGCCCAAACCAATTTGGCCGGTGGTGGCGATGTGGAAAAAGGCCGCGCCACCAGCCCTTTGCCGCCCTCGGCGTTTACCGACATCGGCGACACCCTCGAAGAAGAGAGCGCACGCAAACTGCAAAGCCTGCAGGAGCAGCAAAACCTGTTGCTCGCCCAAGTCAAGAGCCAACTGGCCGCCCTGCCGCCGCCCGACCCCAACAAACTGGCAGACAAGTCAGACCAGGCCGAGCGCGAGGAAAAGCGCCGGCAGCTGATCAAGCTGTTGGCCGAAATCGAGCGGCGTATCAACATGGAGAACGCGCGCCCGAAAAAGCGCTATGTGAGCCCCTCTGTGCGTGAAGAGGTGTATGCGGTCTATTACGACCAGCTGCGCCAGCGTATCGAGGAAAAAGGCACCGACAACTTCCCCCAAAGCGGCGGCAAGAAACTGTATGGCGAGCTGACCATGATCGTCACCATCAACTTTGATGGCCGGGTCATCGACGCGGAGGTGGTACAGAGCTCGGGCAACCCGGTGCTCGACAAGCGCGCCCAAGCGATTGCCCGCTCGGCAGGCCCATTCGGCAACTTCAATGCCGCCATGCGGCGCCAGGCAGACCAGATTCTGGTGGTGTCCCGCTTCAAGTTCACCCGCGACGAGACATTGGAAGCCAAGGTCTCGTCCTCCGCGGCCCGATGA
- a CDS encoding ribonuclease catalytic domain-containing protein: protein MFVLFEEAGKFMAGRVLSEAEASAQVELDSGKRVKVKSANVLIKFEKPAPADFVAAAQAQAAGIELDMAYEFAPDEEFGFADLAKDYFSAQASQAEQAGMLFKLFDTPHYFRRAGKGRFKKAPADIIAQALAAIEKKRLIAEQINQWAQELAAGTCPQAIKDQLYKILFKPDKNAPEYKAVVEASRATHIAPLELLQKAGAIASPYLFHWKRFLLENFPKGTGFPAISAPAIADELPVAAVQAFSIDDSQTTEIDDALSVQGLGSGTVTVGIHIAAPGLAVQPGSPVDVLGRARLSTVYMPGYKVTMLPDDVVQTYTLMEGRDCPSVSLYVTFNEETLEITSSETKLERVPIAHNLRHDQLDSVVTEQWLTDASFNHENDTQPAAGLREQLSFLHRLARDLKAKREIVRGKPETFNRPDYNFRLQGNDGAEPQGDETVLISIRQRGAPLDLIVAEAMILANSTWGSWLAEMGVPGIYRSQASLAPGVKVRMGTKALPHAGIGVKAYSWATSPLRRYTDLVNQWQIIACARHGKTAALVAPFKPKDAELFAIISSFDAAYSAYNGYQGAMERFWTMRYAQQHGITELTASLFKDGMVRADDIPLVLPVLGAQGLPRHAKVRVKLGEMDLITLDVQGTVLERLDAPVEADNQDEEDDSEDDVAGPIAIAVDVNEAPDAGGDNPTP, encoded by the coding sequence ATGTTTGTACTGTTTGAAGAAGCCGGAAAATTCATGGCCGGTCGCGTCCTGTCCGAGGCAGAAGCCTCTGCACAGGTGGAGTTGGATTCCGGCAAGCGCGTCAAGGTCAAGTCGGCCAACGTGCTGATCAAGTTCGAAAAGCCCGCCCCTGCTGATTTTGTAGCCGCCGCCCAGGCGCAGGCCGCAGGCATCGAGCTGGATATGGCCTACGAATTTGCCCCCGACGAAGAATTCGGCTTTGCCGATCTCGCCAAAGACTATTTCTCGGCCCAGGCCAGCCAGGCCGAGCAAGCCGGCATGTTGTTCAAGTTGTTTGACACGCCGCACTACTTCCGCCGTGCCGGCAAGGGCCGTTTCAAGAAGGCGCCCGCCGACATCATTGCGCAGGCGTTGGCCGCCATTGAGAAAAAGCGTCTGATTGCCGAGCAGATCAACCAGTGGGCCCAAGAGCTGGCGGCAGGCACCTGCCCGCAGGCCATCAAGGACCAGCTGTATAAGATCCTGTTCAAGCCGGACAAAAACGCCCCTGAATACAAAGCCGTAGTCGAAGCCAGCCGCGCCACCCATATTGCGCCGCTGGAGCTGCTGCAAAAGGCCGGTGCGATTGCCTCGCCCTACCTGTTCCACTGGAAGCGCTTTTTGCTGGAGAACTTCCCCAAGGGCACCGGCTTTCCCGCCATTAGCGCACCGGCTATTGCCGACGAGTTGCCGGTGGCTGCCGTGCAGGCCTTTTCGATTGACGATTCGCAAACCACCGAAATTGACGACGCCTTGAGCGTGCAGGGCCTGGGGTCCGGCACCGTGACCGTGGGTATTCACATCGCCGCGCCCGGCCTGGCCGTGCAGCCTGGCAGCCCGGTGGACGTGCTGGGCCGCGCCCGCCTGTCCACGGTGTACATGCCCGGCTACAAGGTCACCATGCTGCCCGACGACGTAGTTCAGACCTACACGCTGATGGAGGGCAGAGATTGCCCGTCCGTCTCGCTGTACGTCACCTTCAACGAGGAGACGCTGGAGATCACCAGCAGCGAGACCAAGCTGGAACGTGTGCCGATTGCCCACAACCTGCGCCACGACCAGCTCGACAGCGTGGTCACCGAGCAGTGGCTGACCGACGCCTCGTTTAACCATGAAAATGACACCCAGCCCGCAGCAGGTCTGCGCGAGCAGCTATCATTTTTACACCGCTTGGCGCGCGACCTGAAGGCCAAACGCGAGATCGTGCGCGGCAAACCCGAGACCTTCAACCGCCCGGACTACAACTTCCGCCTGCAAGGCAACGACGGCGCTGAGCCACAAGGCGACGAGACCGTGCTCATCAGCATCCGCCAGCGCGGCGCGCCACTCGACTTGATCGTGGCCGAAGCCATGATTCTGGCCAACAGCACTTGGGGCAGCTGGCTCGCAGAGATGGGGGTGCCCGGCATTTACCGCAGCCAGGCGTCGCTGGCGCCCGGCGTCAAGGTGCGCATGGGCACCAAGGCCCTGCCGCATGCGGGTATCGGGGTCAAAGCGTATTCGTGGGCGACCTCGCCACTGCGCCGCTATACCGACCTGGTGAACCAGTGGCAGATCATTGCCTGTGCACGCCACGGCAAGACGGCGGCATTGGTGGCGCCCTTCAAGCCCAAGGACGCCGAGCTGTTCGCCATCATCTCCTCGTTTGACGCGGCTTACAGCGCCTACAACGGCTACCAGGGCGCCATGGAGCGCTTCTGGACCATGCGCTACGCACAGCAGCACGGCATCACCGAGCTCACCGCCAGCCTGTTCAAAGACGGCATGGTGCGCGCGGACGATATCCCGCTGGTGCTGCCAGTCTTGGGTGCGCAGGGACTGCCCCGCCACGCCAAGGTGCGCGTGAAGCTGGGTGAGATGGACCTCATCACTCTGGATGTGCAAGGCACGGTGCTGGAACGTCTGGATGCTCCGGTGGAAGCCGACAACCAGGACGAAGAGGACGACAGCGAAGACGATGTGGCAGGCCCGATCGCGATTGCGGTGGACGTGAACGAAGCGCCGGACGCCGGCGGTGATAATCCCACCCCGTGA
- a CDS encoding YqiA/YcfP family alpha/beta fold hydrolase — MAITHLLYLHGFRSSPQSHKAQAMAAYMGSHFPQVQWWCPQLPPSPRVAMALLMQGIADWPTARMAVVGSSLGGFYATHIAEATGCLALLINPAVDPARDLGKYIGENRQWHAPEESFYFLPEYVDELRSLEVGALQHPDRYRAILAKGDEVLDWREMHARYADTRLTLLEGGDHALTGFEAFLPDLAAFMSLMGDTGTGA; from the coding sequence ATGGCCATCACCCACTTGCTTTACCTCCACGGTTTTCGCTCTTCCCCTCAATCCCACAAGGCGCAAGCCATGGCCGCCTATATGGGCAGCCACTTTCCGCAGGTTCAGTGGTGGTGCCCGCAACTGCCGCCCTCCCCCCGCGTCGCCATGGCCCTGCTGATGCAGGGCATTGCCGACTGGCCCACAGCGCGCATGGCGGTGGTGGGCTCGTCGCTCGGCGGCTTTTACGCTACCCACATCGCAGAGGCGACGGGCTGCCTCGCCTTGCTGATCAACCCCGCGGTCGATCCGGCGCGCGATCTGGGGAAATACATCGGTGAAAACCGCCAGTGGCATGCGCCCGAGGAAAGTTTCTACTTTTTGCCCGAGTACGTGGATGAACTGCGCAGCCTGGAAGTGGGCGCCTTGCAACACCCCGATCGCTATCGCGCTATTTTGGCCAAGGGTGACGAGGTGCTCGATTGGCGCGAAATGCATGCCCGCTATGCCGACACCCGGCTCACCTTGCTGGAAGGGGGCGACCATGCGCTCACGGGTTTCGAGGCCTTTTTGCCTGACCTGGCCGCCTTTATGAGCCTGATGGGCGACACCGGCACGGGTGCCTAA
- the rodA gene encoding rod shape-determining protein RodA, protein MSYQFGKVSLRQRIAPWFSGFDGPLAFAVFMLACAGLLIMYSSGFDHGTRFEDHGRNMLIAAAIMFVVAQVPPQRLMLVAVPLYTVGVALLIAVAIFGITKKGAKRWVNVGVVIQPSEIMKIAMPLMLAWWFQKREGQLRPLDFVVAGGLLAVPVGLIMKQPDLGTSLLVMAAGLAVIFFAGMSWKLVIPPVVISVVGIVLLVVFEPQLCADGVRWSVLHDYQQQRICTLLDPTRDPLGKGFHIIQGMIAIGSGGITGMGFMKGTQTHLEFIPERTTDFIFAAYSEEFGLIGNVFLLCAFVFLILRGLAIALEAPTLFSRLLAGAATMIFFTYAFVNMGMVSGILPVVGVPLPFISYGGTAMVTLGLALGILMSIANSKRLVQS, encoded by the coding sequence ATGTCGTACCAATTCGGAAAAGTCTCCCTGCGTCAGCGCATTGCGCCCTGGTTCTCGGGGTTTGACGGGCCCTTGGCCTTTGCAGTGTTCATGCTGGCGTGTGCCGGTTTGCTCATCATGTATTCATCGGGTTTCGACCATGGCACCCGGTTTGAGGACCATGGTCGCAATATGCTGATTGCTGCCGCCATCATGTTTGTGGTGGCCCAGGTTCCGCCGCAGCGTTTGATGCTGGTGGCCGTGCCGCTCTACACCGTGGGGGTGGCGCTGTTGATCGCGGTGGCGATTTTTGGCATCACCAAGAAAGGGGCCAAGCGCTGGGTCAACGTCGGGGTGGTGATCCAACCCAGCGAGATCATGAAAATTGCCATGCCGCTCATGCTGGCTTGGTGGTTCCAGAAGCGCGAGGGGCAGTTGCGCCCCCTCGACTTCGTGGTGGCCGGTGGTTTGCTGGCTGTCCCGGTTGGCCTGATCATGAAGCAACCCGATCTCGGCACCTCGCTATTGGTCATGGCCGCCGGCTTGGCCGTGATTTTTTTCGCAGGCATGAGCTGGAAGCTGGTGATTCCGCCCGTGGTGATCTCGGTGGTCGGCATTGTGTTGCTGGTCGTGTTTGAGCCCCAGCTGTGTGCGGATGGGGTGCGCTGGTCTGTGCTGCACGACTACCAGCAGCAGCGGATTTGCACCTTGCTGGACCCCACCCGAGACCCCTTGGGCAAAGGCTTCCACATCATTCAAGGGATGATTGCGATCGGCTCCGGCGGCATTACCGGCATGGGCTTTATGAAGGGGACCCAGACGCACCTCGAGTTCATCCCCGAACGCACCACCGACTTTATTTTTGCGGCTTACTCCGAAGAGTTCGGCCTGATCGGCAATGTGTTTTTGCTCTGCGCGTTCGTCTTCTTGATCCTGCGGGGTCTGGCGATCGCGCTGGAGGCGCCCACCCTGTTCTCCCGCCTGCTGGCAGGTGCTGCGACGATGATCTTTTTTACCTACGCCTTTGTGAATATGGGCATGGTGAGCGGCATCCTGCCGGTGGTGGGCGTGCCCTTGCCGTTCATTAGCTACGGCGGCACCGCCATGGTGACGCTGGGGCTGGCACTCGGTATTTTGATGTCGATTGCCAACTCCAAGCGCTTGGTGCAAAGCTAA
- a CDS encoding NAD(P)-dependent oxidoreductase, producing the protein MAGFAVTLIGVGNMGGAMAQRLAQLGWAPAIHDLDRAKVEAILPFGALAPENIAQAASKSIATILCVVDAAQVRDVLFGTEGLARHLPAGHVVMLCPTIAPHDVESIATELLAQGVWTLDCPMSGGPARALDGSMSLMVAGPGAARTLCRPLLEALSSKVFDISDRPGDGARTKLVNNLLAGINLVGAAEAMALADRLGLDASRTLDVIAQSSGQSWIGTDRMRRAVAGDLAPRAHMTLLAKDTRLALDAAQAAGFAGPLGEAASAVFAQAVRAGLAGMDDAALLEFLKR; encoded by the coding sequence GTGGCGGGGTTCGCGGTCACGCTGATCGGGGTGGGCAACATGGGTGGGGCCATGGCGCAGCGCCTGGCCCAGCTGGGGTGGGCCCCGGCCATCCATGATCTGGACCGCGCCAAAGTGGAGGCTATATTGCCTTTTGGTGCGCTAGCCCCCGAAAATATTGCGCAAGCTGCTTCCAAAAGCATAGCAACTATTCTCTGTGTGGTTGATGCGGCCCAAGTCCGTGATGTGCTGTTTGGCACCGAGGGACTGGCCCGGCACCTGCCCGCAGGCCATGTGGTCATGCTGTGCCCAACCATTGCCCCGCACGATGTGGAGTCGATTGCCACCGAGCTACTCGCCCAAGGGGTCTGGACCCTGGATTGCCCCATGTCCGGCGGCCCCGCGCGTGCGCTGGACGGCAGCATGAGTCTCATGGTGGCCGGGCCTGGTGCCGCGCGGACGCTATGTCGCCCCTTGCTGGAGGCCTTGTCCAGCAAGGTGTTTGATATCAGCGATCGGCCCGGCGACGGCGCGCGCACCAAACTGGTCAATAACCTGCTGGCGGGTATCAACTTGGTGGGTGCCGCAGAGGCGATGGCGCTGGCCGACCGCTTGGGGCTCGATGCCAGCCGCACGCTGGACGTGATTGCCCAGAGCAGTGGCCAGAGCTGGATCGGTACTGACCGTATGCGCCGTGCCGTGGCCGGAGATCTCGCGCCGCGCGCCCACATGACCCTGCTCGCCAAAGACACCCGTTTGGCTCTGGATGCGGCACAGGCCGCCGGTTTTGCCGGGCCCCTGGGCGAAGCGGCCAGCGCGGTGTTTGCCCAAGCGGTGCGGGCAGGCCTGGCCGGGATGGACGACGCGGCGTTGCTGGAATTCTTGAAGCGCTGA
- the tldD gene encoding metalloprotease TldD, protein MISREPTIERLATAKSLLLTPFGLDESHLTRALNEIKAHQVDEADLYFQYTRSEGWSLEEGIVKTGSFSIDQGVGVRAVSGEKTAFAYSDDISEASLLDAARTVRTISAAAQTKRVKTATPKIAGGRKLYAGLDPIATLDSTAKVELLGKVEKLARAKDPRIIQVMAGLAAEYDVVMVARADGTLAADVRPLVRLSVTVIAEQKGRREVGSSGGGGRFGLAYFTDAQIEDYVDQAVHAALTNLDARPAPAGEMTVVLGAGWPGILLHEAIGHGLEGDFNRKGSSAFSGRIGQRVAAKGVTVLDDGTIADRRGSLNVDDEGNPSQRNVLIEDGILKGYIQDSMNARLMGVKPTGNGRRESYAHLPMPRMTNTYMLGGDKAPEEIIASIKKGLYAPNFGGGQVDITSGKFVFSASEAYWVENGKIQYPVKGATLVGSGPECLKRVSMIGNDMKLDPGVGTCGKEGQSVPVGVGQPTLRIDGLTVGGTA, encoded by the coding sequence ATGATCTCCCGCGAACCCACCATCGAACGCTTGGCCACGGCCAAATCCCTGTTGCTGACGCCCTTCGGGCTGGATGAGAGTCATCTCACCCGCGCGCTGAACGAAATCAAGGCGCACCAGGTAGACGAGGCGGACCTGTACTTTCAGTACACCCGCTCCGAGGGCTGGAGTCTGGAGGAGGGCATCGTCAAAACCGGTTCCTTCAGCATCGACCAGGGGGTGGGCGTTCGCGCGGTGAGCGGCGAGAAAACAGCCTTCGCTTACTCCGACGATATTTCCGAAGCCAGTCTGCTGGATGCCGCCCGTACCGTGCGCACCATTTCGGCTGCAGCCCAGACAAAACGTGTTAAGACTGCTACCCCAAAGATAGCAGGCGGCCGCAAGCTGTACGCCGGCCTGGATCCGATTGCCACCCTGGACAGCACCGCCAAAGTGGAGCTGTTGGGCAAGGTGGAGAAGCTGGCCCGCGCCAAAGACCCGCGCATCATCCAGGTGATGGCCGGCCTAGCGGCCGAATACGACGTGGTGATGGTCGCCCGTGCCGACGGCACGCTGGCTGCCGATGTGCGCCCGCTGGTGCGCCTGAGCGTGACCGTGATTGCCGAGCAAAAGGGCCGCCGCGAGGTGGGCTCCAGCGGCGGCGGTGGCCGTTTCGGGCTGGCGTATTTCACTGATGCGCAGATTGAAGACTATGTAGACCAGGCGGTGCACGCTGCACTCACTAACCTCGATGCCCGCCCCGCACCTGCCGGCGAGATGACCGTGGTGTTGGGCGCCGGTTGGCCCGGCATTCTGTTGCACGAAGCCATCGGCCACGGTCTGGAGGGCGACTTCAACCGCAAGGGCAGCAGCGCCTTCAGCGGTCGCATCGGCCAGCGCGTAGCAGCCAAGGGTGTCACGGTGCTGGACGACGGCACCATTGCCGACCGCCGCGGCTCGCTCAACGTGGATGATGAAGGCAACCCCAGCCAGCGCAATGTGCTGATCGAAGACGGCATCTTGAAGGGCTATATCCAGGACAGCATGAACGCCCGCCTGATGGGTGTGAAGCCCACCGGCAACGGCCGCCGCGAGAGCTACGCCCACTTGCCCATGCCTCGTATGACCAACACCTACATGCTGGGTGGCGACAAGGCGCCGGAAGAAATCATTGCCAGCATCAAAAAAGGTTTGTACGCCCCCAACTTCGGTGGTGGCCAGGTGGATATCACCAGCGGCAAATTTGTGTTTTCTGCCAGCGAAGCCTACTGGGTGGAAAACGGCAAGATCCAATACCCCGTCAAGGGCGCCACGCTGGTGGGCAGTGGCCCCGAATGCCTGAAGCGCGTTTCCATGATCGGCAACGACATGAAGCTGGACCCCGGCGTGGGCACCTGCGGCAAAGAAGGCCAAAGCGTGCCCGTGGGCGTGGGTCAGCCGACGCTGCGCATCGACGGTTTGACCGTGGGTGGAACTGCCTAG
- a CDS encoding 3-deoxy-7-phosphoheptulonate synthase produces MNAKASATGEWYGQAQPADRTSKTDDERIKDITVLPPPEHLIRFFPIRGSATETLISDTRATIHNIMAGKDDRLLVIIGPCSIHDPAAALDYARRLKVEREKYKDTLEIVMRVYFEKPRTTVGWKGLINDPYLDESYRIDEGLRIARQLLIEINRLGVPAGSEFLDVISPQYLGDLISWGAIGARTTESQVHRELASGISAPIGFKNGTDGNIKIATDAIQAAAGGHHFLSVHKNGQVAIVQTNGNPDCHVILRGGKAPNYDAANVAAACADLAKAKLPQTLMVDCSHANSSKQHEKQLDVAKDIAGQISGGSRSVFGVMVESHLNAGAQKFTPGKDDASALEYGKSITDACLGWDDSVESLEVLSAAVKARRAA; encoded by the coding sequence ATGAACGCTAAAGCCTCTGCAACCGGTGAGTGGTACGGACAAGCCCAGCCCGCCGACCGCACCAGTAAAACCGACGACGAACGCATCAAGGACATCACCGTGTTGCCCCCTCCAGAGCACCTCATCCGCTTTTTCCCCATTCGCGGCAGCGCGACTGAAACCCTGATTTCGGACACCCGCGCCACGATCCACAACATCATGGCCGGCAAGGACGATCGCTTGCTGGTCATCATCGGACCCTGCTCGATCCACGACCCCGCCGCAGCGCTGGACTACGCCCGCCGCCTGAAGGTCGAGCGCGAGAAATACAAAGACACGCTGGAAATCGTGATGCGCGTCTACTTCGAGAAGCCCCGCACCACCGTGGGCTGGAAGGGGCTGATCAATGACCCCTACCTGGACGAGAGCTACCGCATTGACGAAGGCCTGCGCATTGCACGCCAGTTGCTGATCGAGATCAACCGCTTGGGCGTGCCCGCGGGCAGCGAGTTCTTGGACGTCATTTCCCCCCAGTACTTGGGCGACTTGATTTCCTGGGGCGCCATTGGTGCGCGCACCACCGAGAGCCAGGTGCACCGCGAGTTGGCCTCCGGTATCTCTGCGCCCATCGGCTTCAAGAACGGCACAGACGGCAATATCAAGATCGCAACCGACGCTATTCAAGCTGCAGCCGGTGGCCACCACTTCTTGTCAGTGCACAAAAACGGCCAGGTGGCGATTGTGCAAACCAACGGCAACCCGGACTGCCACGTGATTCTGCGCGGCGGCAAGGCGCCCAACTACGACGCTGCGAATGTGGCCGCCGCTTGTGCGGACCTCGCCAAGGCCAAGTTGCCCCAGACCCTGATGGTGGATTGCAGCCACGCCAACAGCAGCAAGCAGCACGAGAAGCAGCTCGATGTGGCCAAAGACATTGCCGGCCAGATCAGCGGCGGTTCGCGCAGCGTTTTCGGGGTGATGGTGGAAAGCCACCTGAACGCTGGAGCCCAGAAGTTCACCCCCGGCAAGGACGATGCGTCCGCCTTGGAATACGGCAAGAGCATTACCGATGCCTGCCTGGGCTGGGACGATTCGGTGGAGTCGCTGGAAGTGCTGTCTGCCGCCGTCAAGGCCCGTCGCGCTGCCTGA